The proteins below are encoded in one region of Choloepus didactylus isolate mChoDid1 chromosome Y unlocalized genomic scaffold, mChoDid1.pri SUPER_Y_unloc1, whole genome shotgun sequence:
- the LOC119525879 gene encoding LOW QUALITY PROTEIN: prickle planar cell polarity protein 3-like (The sequence of the model RefSeq protein was modified relative to this genomic sequence to represent the inferred CDS: deleted 1 base in 1 codon): MSSQVYQFFSCLPEDKVPYVNSPGEKCRIKQLLHQLPPHDSEAQYCTALDEEEKKELRAFSQQQKRENLGHGTVCIFPVTITGAICEECGKQIGGGDIAVFASRTGLGACWHPQCFVCTTCRELLVDLIYFYHTGKVYYGRHHAERLRPRCQACDEIIFSPECTEAEGRHWHMGHFCCFKCEALPGGQRYVMHQSRPHCCACYEARHTEYCDGCGEHIGLDQGQMAYEGQHWHASDRCFCCSRCGRALLGRPFLPRGGLIFCSRACSLGPKPAATRTSHRSWSAGTISAPLAASVASFSAAEGASETATEVTSPEPAPTIGPEEPAPFLRGAPHHHSMPELGLRNTPEPPPGSPDHPDPHPEDGAFGRQSTPRVSFRDPLVSEGGPRQTLSVPPAQRRRPRSPPPWAPSRRRRQPPPHHHHHHHHHHRRHPGRRRHHQCHSGSGSNSESCSSSPSSPSSESSEDDGFFLGERIPRPPHLRRPVSTQDPATKTSNSPPPSLPRDPRPGMPRQARDKNCIVA, translated from the exons ATGTCTTCCCAGGTATACCAATTTTTCAGCTGCCTCCCAGAGGACAAGGTCCCCTATGTCAACAGCCCCGGAGAGAAATGTAGGATCAAGCAGCTGCTGCACCAGCTCCCCCCACACGACAGTGAG GCACAATACTGCACAGCGCTGGatgaggaggagaaaaaagaactCAGGGCCTTCAGCCAGCAGCAGAAGCGTGAAAATCTGGGTCATGGCACTGTGTGCATCTTCCCCGTAACCATCACTGGGGCCATCTGTGAGGAG TGCGGGAAGCAGATTGGAGGCGGGGACATCGCAGTGTTTGCCAGCCGCACAGGCCTGGGCGCCTGCTGGCACCCACAGTGCTTTGTGTGTACCACCTGCCGGGAGCTGCTCGTGGACCTCATCTACTTCTACCACACTGGCAAGGTCTACTATGGCCGCCACCATGCCGAACGCCTGCGCCCGCGCTGCCAGGCCTGTGATGAG ATCATCTTCTCCCCTGAGTGTACAGAGGCCGAGGGCCGGCACTGGCACATGGGTCACTTCTGCTGCTTCAAGTGTGAAGCATTGCCAGGAGGCCAGCGCTATGTCATGCATCAGAGCCGCCCCCACTGCTGCGCCTGCTACGAGGCCCGCCACACTGAGTACTGTGATGGCTGTGGGGAGCACATCG GCCTGgaccaaggccagatggcttacGAGGGCCAGCATTGGCACGCCTCGGACCGCTGCTTCTGCTGCAGTCGCTGCGGGCGAGCCCTGCTGGGCCGCCCTTTCCTGCCGCGCGGTGGCCTGATCTTCTGCTCGCGCGCCTGCAGCCTCGGGCCGAAGCCCGCCGCTACCCGAACTAGCCATCGCAGCTGGAGCGCGGGCACCATCTCGGCGCCTCTAGCAGCCTCGGTGGCCTCTTTCTCAGCTGCCGAGGGAGCGTCCGAGACCGCCACCGAAGTAACCAGCCCGGAGCCAGCGCCTA CCATTGGCCCCGAAGAGCCCGCCCCCTTTCTGAGAGGGGCCCCTCACCACCACTCTATGCCCGAGCTGGGGCTCCGCAACACCCCTGAACCACCCCCCGGGTCCCCCGACCACCCGGATCCGCATCCCGAAGATGGTGCCTTCGGCCGCCAGAGCACTCCGCGAGTCAGCTTCCGAGACCCTCTGGTGTCTGAGGGAGGCCCCCGGCAGACCCTGAGCGTACCCCCAGCCCAGCGCCGGAGGCCACGCAGTCCCCCGCCCTGGGCCCCCAGCCGTCGCCGCCGtcagccccccccccaccatcaccaccaccaccaccaccaccaccgccgccATCCCGGCAGACGTCGCCACCATCAATGTCACTCGGGTTCCGGGTCTAACTCGGAATCTTGCTCCAGCTCTCCCTCCAGCCCCAGTTCTGAGTCCTCAGAAGACGATGGCTTCTTCCTAGGGGAACGCATCCCA CGCCCCCCGCACCTGCGCCGGCCCGTGTCAACTCAGGACCCTGCAACAAAGACCTccaactccccacccccttcaCTCCCCAGGGACCCGCGCCCAGGGATGCCTCGCCAGGCCCGAGACAAGAACTGCATCGTGGCTTGA